The region ttttttgtttttgttttggtacCTAGCTGGTGCCCCCTATTTGTATATTGGGGaaacactgtacacacacatatacacactaggggtgtaaccgtattcgtcccgtaccgccacggttcggacgtcacggttcggcacgcgcagtcacacgacgaatacaaCTTATATTTacaagtgggaaaaaagtctgtccttccgggcagcatccactacactatatataatccagggggcggtattgcgcctaaaagctgtttgcctgccacccttaaacaacaaatgaagaacaagaagaaacaacaacaaaacaaacaaaatacaagaagaagaaaagttagtacgGCGAGTTCAGatcacacacaggagctagaacccccTGCTTCTCTTAAATCAGCTGTGGGAACatgtcgggttccctgtggactacacaaCGATGAggagtgcgagtggtggattgggcgaggacggtgtgtcggcgttgttctacagcggtgcggtatgctaacggtaacacgccaaacatgctgcatcacctcagaaggcatcacctcagaaggcatcacctcagaaggcatcacctcaGAAGGGATCACCTCAGAAGgcatcacatcagaaggcatcacctcagaaggcatcacctcaGAAGGGATCacctcagaaggcatcacctcagaaggcatcacctcagaaggcatcacctcaGAAGGGATCACCTCAGAAGGGATCacctcagaaggcatcacctcagaaggcatcacctcaGAAGGGATCACCTCAGAAGGGATCACCTCAGAAGGGATCACATCAGAAGGGATCacctcagaaggcatcacctcagaaggcatcacctcagaaggcatcacctcagaaggcatcacctcaGAAGGGATCACCTCAGAAGGGATCACATCAGAAGGGATCacctcagaaggcatcacctcagaaggcatcacctcagaaggcatcacctcaGAAGGGATCACCTCAGAAGGGATCACCTCAGAAGGGATCacctcagaaggcatcacctcagaaggcatcacctcagaaggcatcacctcagaaggcatcacctcagaaggcatcacctcaGAAGggatcacatcagaaggcatcacctcagaaggcatcacctcagaaggcatcacctcaGAAGGGATCACCTCAGAAGGGATCACATCAGAAGGGATCacctcagaaggcatcacctcagaaggcatcacctcaGAAGggatcacatcagaaggcatcacctcaGAAGggatcacatcagaaggcatcacctcaGAAGGGATCACCTCAGAAGggatcacatcagaaggcatcacctcaGAAGggatcacatcagaaggcatcacctcaGAAGggatcacatcagaaggcatcacctcagaaggcatcacctcagaaggcatcacctcaGAAGggatcacatcagaaggcatcacctcaGAAGggatcacatcagaaggcatcacctcaGAAGggatcacatcagaaggcatcacctcagaaggcatcacctcagaaggcatcacctcaGAAGGGATCACCTCAGAAGGCATCACATCAGAAGggatcacatcagaaggcatcacatCAGAAGggatcacatcagaaggcatcacatcagaaggcatcacatcagaaggcatcacctcaGAAGGGATCacctcagaaggcatcacctcaGAAGggatcacatcagaaggcatcacctcaGAAGgg is a window of Pseudochaenichthys georgianus unplaced genomic scaffold, fPseGeo1.2 scaffold_714_arrow_ctg1, whole genome shotgun sequence DNA encoding:
- the LOC139433610 gene encoding mucin-21-like encodes the protein MLTVTRQTCCITSEGITSEGITSEGITSEGITSEGITSEGITSEGITSEGITSEGITSEGITSEGITSEGITSEGITSEGITSEGITSEGITSEGITSEGITSEGITSEGITSEGITSEGITSEGITSEGITSEGITSEGITSEGITSEGITSEGITSEGITSEGITSEGITSEGITSEGITSEGITSEGITSEGITSEGITSEGITSEGITSEGITSEGITSEGITSEGITSEGITSEGITSEGITSEGITSEGITSEGITSEGITSEGITSEGITSEGITSEGITSEGITSEGITSEGITSEGITSEGITSEGITSEGITSEGITSEGITSEGITSEGITSEGITSEGITSEGITSEGITSEGITSEGITSEGITSEGITSEGITSEGITSEGITSEGITSEGITSEGITSEGITSEGITSEGITSEGITSEGITSEGITSEGITSEGITSEGITSEGITSEGITSEGITSEGITSEGITSEGITSEGITSEGITSEGITSE